A part of Pseudoliparis swirei isolate HS2019 ecotype Mariana Trench chromosome 8, NWPU_hadal_v1, whole genome shotgun sequence genomic DNA contains:
- the LOC130198100 gene encoding tripartite motif-containing protein 16-like isoform X2: MAQKRIKLEQETSSCSMCLDLLKDPVTIPCGHSYCMSCIKTHWDKEDEKKLYSCPQCRQTFTPRPVLVKNTMLADLVEEPKKNGLQAAPADHCYAGPEDVACDVCTGKRLKAFKSCLVCLASYCEKHLQPHYDVAAFKNHKLVDPSNKLQENICSRHNEVMKIFCRTDQQCICYLCSMDEHKGHDTVSAEAERAERQRKLEWSRLHIKQRIQDRENNLKLLHQEVEAINVSADKTVEHSEQSFTELSHLMEKRSSDVKQQVRSQQKTELSRVKELQEKVEQEITELKKNDAELKKISHTEDLNQFLHNYPSLSPLSESKDSSSDSTDSSSINIRPLRYFQDVTAAVSEVRDELQEVLRDKWTNPKTRAGFLEYSREITLDPNTANTLLSVSDGNRKATSMTKHQSYSSHPDRFTECDQVLSRESLTGRCYWEIEWKGGEGIIAVAYKNIKRNGGWNVSGFGYNKKSWALTCHKNSYNFWYNKVQTPASGPVSPRVGVYLDHSAGILSFYSVSDTMTLLHRVKTTFTQPLYAGLCFYYNMGDTAEFCKLK, translated from the exons ATGGCACAGAAAAGGAttaagctggagcaggagaccTCCTCTTGTTCGATGTGTCTGGATCTCCTGAAGGATCCGGTGACTATTCCCTGTGGACACAGCTACTGCATGAGCTGTATTAAAACCCACTGGGAtaaagaggatgagaagaaacTGTACAGCTGCCCTCAGTGTAGGCAGACCTTCACACCGAGGCCTGTCCTGGTGAAGAACACCATGTTGGCAGATTTAGTGGAGGAGCCGAAAAAGAATGGACtccaagctgctcctgctgatcactgctatgctggacctgaagatgtggcctgtgatgtctgcactgggaAGAGACTGAAGGCCTTTAAGTCCTGTCTGGTATGTCTGGCTTCTTACTGTGAGAAACACCTCCAGCCTCATTATGATGTAGCTGCATTTAAGAATCACAAGCTGGTGGACCCCTCCAAcaagctccaggagaacatctgctctCGTCACAATGAGGTGATGAAGATCTTCTGCCGTACTGATCAGCAGTGTATCTGTTATCTCTGCTCAATGGATGAACACAAAGGCCACGACACAGTCTCAGCTGAAGCAGAAAGGGCCGAGAGGCAAAGAAAGCTGGAGTGGAGTCGACTACACATCAagcagagaatccaggaccGGGAGAACAacctgaagctgctccatcaggaggtggaggccatcAACGTCTCTGCTGATAAAACAGTGGAGCACAGTGAGCAGAGCTTCACTGAGCTGAGCCATCTCATGGAGAAAAGAAGCTCTGATgtgaagcagcaggtcagatcccAGCAGAAAACTGAATTGAGTCGAGTTAAAGAGCTTCAGGAGAAAGTAGAGcaggagatcactgagctgaagaAGAACGATGCTGAGCTGAAGAAgatctcacacacagaggatctcAACCAGTTTCTACACAACTACCCCTCACTGTCACCCCTCAGTGAGTCCAAAGACTCATCCAGTGACTCTACAGACTCATCCAGCATCAACATCCGTCCTCTGAGATACTTTCAGGACGTGACAGCGGCTGTTTCAGAAGTCAGAGATGAACTACAGGAAGTCCTGAGAGATAAATGGACAAAT CCCAAGACCAGAGCTGGATTCTTAGAGTATTCACGTGAAATCActctggatccaaacacagcaAACACGCTGCTGTCAGTATCGGATGGGAACAGAAAAGCAACGTCAATGACAAAACATCAGTCTTATTCGAGTCACCCAGATAGATTCACTGAATGTGATCAGGTCCTgagtagagagagtctgactggaCGCTGTTACTGGGAGATCGAGTGGAAAGGAGGAGAAGGCATCATAGCAGTTGCATACAAAAATATCAAGAGAAATGGGGGCTGGAATGTATCTGGATTTGGATATAATAAAAAATCTTGGGCCTTAACCTGCCACAAAAACAGTTATAACTTTTGGTACAACAAAGTCCAAACGCCTGCCTCCGGTCCTGTGTCCCCCAGagtgggagtgtacctggatcacagtgcaggtattctgtccttctacagcgtctctgacaccatgactctcctccacagagtcaagaccacattcactcagcctctctatgcTGGACTCTGTTTCTATTACAACATGGGAGACACTGCTGAGTTTTGTAAACTAAAATAG
- the LOC130198100 gene encoding tripartite motif-containing protein 16-like isoform X1, whose protein sequence is MAQKRIKLEQETSSCSMCLDLLKDPVTIPCGHSYCMSCIKTHWDKEDEKKLYSCPQCRQTFTPRPVLVKNTMLADLVEEPKKNGLQAAPADHCYAGPEDVACDVCTGKRLKAFKSCLVCLASYCEKHLQPHYDVAAFKNHKLVDPSNKLQENICSRHNEVMKIFCRTDQQCICYLCSMDEHKGHDTVSAEAERAERQRKLEWSRLHIKQRIQDRENNLKLLHQEVEAINVSADKTVEHSEQSFTELSHLMEKRSSDVKQQVRSQQKTELSRVKELQEKVEQEITELKKNDAELKKISHTEDLNQFLHNYPSLSPLSESKDSSSDSTDSSSINIRPLRYFQDVTAAVSEVRDELQEVLRDKWTNVSRTVSEVNVLLPLSEPKTRAGFLEYSREITLDPNTANTLLSVSDGNRKATSMTKHQSYSSHPDRFTECDQVLSRESLTGRCYWEIEWKGGEGIIAVAYKNIKRNGGWNVSGFGYNKKSWALTCHKNSYNFWYNKVQTPASGPVSPRVGVYLDHSAGILSFYSVSDTMTLLHRVKTTFTQPLYAGLCFYYNMGDTAEFCKLK, encoded by the coding sequence ATGGCACAGAAAAGGAttaagctggagcaggagaccTCCTCTTGTTCGATGTGTCTGGATCTCCTGAAGGATCCGGTGACTATTCCCTGTGGACACAGCTACTGCATGAGCTGTATTAAAACCCACTGGGAtaaagaggatgagaagaaacTGTACAGCTGCCCTCAGTGTAGGCAGACCTTCACACCGAGGCCTGTCCTGGTGAAGAACACCATGTTGGCAGATTTAGTGGAGGAGCCGAAAAAGAATGGACtccaagctgctcctgctgatcactgctatgctggacctgaagatgtggcctgtgatgtctgcactgggaAGAGACTGAAGGCCTTTAAGTCCTGTCTGGTATGTCTGGCTTCTTACTGTGAGAAACACCTCCAGCCTCATTATGATGTAGCTGCATTTAAGAATCACAAGCTGGTGGACCCCTCCAAcaagctccaggagaacatctgctctCGTCACAATGAGGTGATGAAGATCTTCTGCCGTACTGATCAGCAGTGTATCTGTTATCTCTGCTCAATGGATGAACACAAAGGCCACGACACAGTCTCAGCTGAAGCAGAAAGGGCCGAGAGGCAAAGAAAGCTGGAGTGGAGTCGACTACACATCAagcagagaatccaggaccGGGAGAACAacctgaagctgctccatcaggaggtggaggccatcAACGTCTCTGCTGATAAAACAGTGGAGCACAGTGAGCAGAGCTTCACTGAGCTGAGCCATCTCATGGAGAAAAGAAGCTCTGATgtgaagcagcaggtcagatcccAGCAGAAAACTGAATTGAGTCGAGTTAAAGAGCTTCAGGAGAAAGTAGAGcaggagatcactgagctgaagaAGAACGATGCTGAGCTGAAGAAgatctcacacacagaggatctcAACCAGTTTCTACACAACTACCCCTCACTGTCACCCCTCAGTGAGTCCAAAGACTCATCCAGTGACTCTACAGACTCATCCAGCATCAACATCCGTCCTCTGAGATACTTTCAGGACGTGACAGCGGCTGTTTCAGAAGTCAGAGATGAACTACAGGAAGTCCTGAGAGATAAATGGACAAATGTCTCACGGACGGTGAGTGAAGTGAATGTTTTACTGCCACTATCAGAGCCCAAGACCAGAGCTGGATTCTTAGAGTATTCACGTGAAATCActctggatccaaacacagcaAACACGCTGCTGTCAGTATCGGATGGGAACAGAAAAGCAACGTCAATGACAAAACATCAGTCTTATTCGAGTCACCCAGATAGATTCACTGAATGTGATCAGGTCCTgagtagagagagtctgactggaCGCTGTTACTGGGAGATCGAGTGGAAAGGAGGAGAAGGCATCATAGCAGTTGCATACAAAAATATCAAGAGAAATGGGGGCTGGAATGTATCTGGATTTGGATATAATAAAAAATCTTGGGCCTTAACCTGCCACAAAAACAGTTATAACTTTTGGTACAACAAAGTCCAAACGCCTGCCTCCGGTCCTGTGTCCCCCAGagtgggagtgtacctggatcacagtgcaggtattctgtccttctacagcgtctctgacaccatgactctcctccacagagtcaagaccacattcactcagcctctctatgcTGGACTCTGTTTCTATTACAACATGGGAGACACTGCTGAGTTTTGTAAACTAAAATAG
- the LOC130197743 gene encoding tripartite motif-containing protein 16-like protein produces MGPKRMKLDKEICSCSMCLDLLKVPVTIPCGHSYCMSCIKAHWDEEDQKKLYSCPQCRQTVTPRPVLVKSTMLADLVEEMKKTGLQAAPADHCYAGAEDVDEHKGHDTVLAAEERSERQKELEGSRLNIQQRILNREKDLKLLQQEVEAYNLSANKTVEDSEKSYANLIRFMKKRRSELKQQVRSQQRTEASRVKELQEKLEQEITELKRNDAELKKISQTDDLNQFLHSISSLSPLSGSTDSSSDSTDSSSINICPLRYFEDVTTAVSEDSDELVWTDVSLTVSEVAEPKTRVGFLKYSREITLDPNTAHTWLSLSDGNKKATLKKEQQTFSSHTDAFKECLQVLTRESLTGRSYWEVEWRGEGVIVALAYKDIPRKGEGEECVFGVNNQSWALTCLKESYIFFHNKVHTPVSGPVSTRIGVYLDHRAGILSFYSVNATMTLLHRVETTFTQPLHAGFSLYYSFGYSAEFCKLK; encoded by the exons ATGGGTCCAAAAAGAATGAAGCTGGACAAGGAAATCTGCTCTTGTTCGATGTGTTTGGATCTCCTGAAGGTTCCGGTGACTATTCCCTGTGGACACAGCTACTGCATGAGCTGTATTAAAGCCCACTGGGATGAAGAGGATCAGAAGAAACTCTACAGTTGCCCTCAGTGTAGGCAGACCGTCACACCGAGGCCTGTCCTGGTGAAGAGCACCATGTTGGCAGATTtagtggaggagatgaagaagactggactccaagctgctcctgctgatcactgctatgctggagctgaagatg TGGATGAACACAAAGGCCACGACACAGTCTTAGCTGCAGAAGAAAGGAGCGAGAGGCAGAAGGAGCTGGAGGGGAGTCGACTAAACATCCAGCAGAGAATCctgaacagagagaaagacctgaagctgctccaACAGGAGGTGGAGGCCTACAATCTCTCTGCTAACAAAACAGTGGAGGACAGTGAGAAGAGCTACGCTAATCTGATCCGTTTCATGAAGAAAAGAAGATCTGAATtgaagcagcaggtcagatcccAGCAGAGAACTGAAGCGAGTCGAGTTAAAGagcttcaggagaagctggagcaggagatcactgagctgaagaggaacgACGCTGAGCTGAAGAAGATTTCACAGACAGATGATCTCAACCAGTTTCTCCACAGCATCTCCTCACTGTCACCCCTCAGTGGCTCTACAGACTCATCCAGTGACTCTACAGACTCATCCAGCATCAACATCTGTCCTCTGAGATACTTTGAGGACGTGACAACGGCTGTTTCAGAAGACAGTGATGAACTGGTGTGGACAGACGTCTCATTGACGGTGAGTGAAGTAGCAGAGCCCAAGACCAGAGTTGGATTCTTAAAATATTCACGTGAAATCActctggatccaaacacagcaCACACGTGGCTGTCACTATCGGATGGGAACAAAAAAGCAACGTTGAAGAAAGAACAACAGACTTTTTCGAGTCACACAGATGCATTCAAAGAATGCTTACAGGTCCTGACTAGAGAGAGTCTGACAGGACGTAgttactgggaggtggagtggagaggagaaggagttaTTGTAGCACTCGCATACAAGGATATCCCCAGAAAGGGGGAAGGGGAAGAATGTGTATTTGGAGTAAATAACCAATCTTGGGCTTTGACATGTCTCAAAGAAAGTTATATCTTTTTCCACAACAAAGTCCACACTCCTGTCTCAGGTCCTGTGTCCACCAGAATTGGAGTGTACCTGGACCACAGAGCAGGtattctgtccttctacagcgtCAATGCAaccatgactctcctccacagagtcgagaccacattcactcagcctctcCACGCTGGATTTAGTCTTTATTATTCCTTTGGATACAGTGCTGAGTTTTGTAAACTAAAGTAG